The nucleotide sequence NNNNNNNNNNNNNNNNNNNNNNNNNNNNNNNNNNNNNNNNNNNNNNNNNNNNNNNNNNNNNNNNNNNNNNNNNNNTGCAAATAAACTGTAAAGAGTAGTTAAAAATAAATGGAAAAGAATAGGGTACCAATATATTATCTGTCAACTTAttatcaacaataattaattattatattttaaacacatatataaagagacatatttataaaatatatctataaagacacttctattaaacacatccatcaaaaagacatttttattagacacatccacgaagacacttccattaaatactcttataaataagagttggcagaaattgACAGAAATGCTATTGGTAACGTAGCAAAACCGAAAATAaattatagttcaaatgacataacCTTACCTAAAAATTTCAGATTCGAATCTTACTCTTAATTTTAGAAAACTGTAAAgagaagttaaaaattaaaacaaaaattgtGAAAATCATGCATCGGAAACTCCGAAGTTCAAACTTCAAAGAAGAGCAATATGCATGTGAATGTCATGCAGTAATCGCGCATAGCCATAAAGCAACCACTAAATTTCAAGTCAATGCACTGATTTgctatgtgatgtaaatgaaataaATGTGGAGTTCGGCAATCCACACAAATGCAAATCCCTTTCTGAACTACAGTGAAACTTACTCTGTTGGCAAAGCAAATTGCTAAGTTGCTATGGTTGAAGAACAAATTTTGTTAAAGTGATCCAatatttacttatatatatggAATAAAATTTGTTGATTTTCACTTTATAAATTAAGacaatttgatttaaattagtgtatTCTTTTGCTAGAAAAATATATAGTATCAATTATCAAACTTGTTAAGCTCTTGATTTAGGAtgagaaaatagaatttaaaactTTTTAGCGTACATTCACTAAATTAGTACAATCTATAGATAGATACTAGTTTATAAAGTATACTCATActttttaacaaaattattagtaacaacaaattcaaactaAAGAAGTGAAATTAATCCAAAAATTCAGTATTTTTACTGTAAATAATTCACTCACAACTCAATGCAAAAATCAATAttttatgtaaaataaaaaaaaataaagtaaacatGTAACACACAACATTGTAATATAATTTGAATATTGTTGAAAATTTCAAAGtcaatggaaaaaaaattaaactacctTTTTCAACACATCAACAACAACATAATGGAAAAAATATTTGCAtacaacaaataataataaaattactaCAACTAACTTAGATTAGTTGAGTAACAAActcagaattttttatttttaatattggagtggTAGTGATGTTTTTCTTAAATGTGGATTGTTGGGGTGTTATATTTAAATGTGGGATCTTTTAACTATAGAAGCAGAAATTGGACCGACCGATTTGTGAAATGTACACAAATCGGTCCcagaaatttgttttaaaaaaaattaaaaaattttaagtacagAAATCGGATCCAGAGATTTATATActtccacaattttaaaaaacaccaaaaattactatgttaaagtatatcaccacttttacttccataacaaaaaaaattagccaccaaCTCATTTATTTAAGTAAGTAttcgaaatttaaattttatcctGTATATGTAGTAACATGATAAATTAGTCTTTAACATGCAATGGACGGAGAAGGCTTTAATTGAAAGATGAGGCTGCAATATTGCGTATAACGGCGTCCACATTTGAGGGTGGGACCCACCAAACTACCACTAGATGAAAAGAGCACTCTCCTTCATTTTCATCATATAAAACTAAGCACATGGACGACGACCCTTTTGGATTTCCTCCATAACCCAAAAAAAAAGCGTTATCTCTTTCTTGTGAGCAGCGAGCTCAATGGCTTGCAGGCTTGCAGATTCATTTATCCTATTCAAGGTTCCATTTTCTCTTCTTTGCTCCAATTCATGTTGTTGCTGCtgttgccttctatgtgtttgtgtttttgtttgTTCCATTTTCTTATGGCTTTGGTTTTTGCAGGGCTCTCATCAGAAGCCACTTCAGAGTAAAAGGGCCATTATTGCCCAATATTCACCACGTATGCACCTCTTTCCCCTATTTAAATCAATTTGTTTTTGCaaattgggtttttttttttttatgcattttGCTCTAGTTATATTGTTGGAATGGCATTGCATGTGAAAATGGAGTGAAGAAAATTCTTAATGGACATTGATAATATGGTGCTTTTTGAGTaattggttgtggttttggtacAGGTGTATGTAATCTTAAGGAATGCGGGCTTATCCAAAAAGGGTTTAGGCATCGTTTGAACTTTGTCCCTAGGAAGAAAGTTACTGTCATACAAGCTGTGGCGGTTCCGCTTGAACCATCTCCGGTTGAGAGTGCTGAGTACAGAAAACAACTAGCTGAAAGCTATGGTTTTAGGCAAATTGGAGAGCCACTGCCGGATGATATTACTTTGAAGGATGTCATTGATTCCCTTCCTAAGAAGGTTGCCAATTGCTAATCTTTTAACCACTTTCATCTTTTATATAATTAGCACTGAGTTAAATTGTAAAGTCACTTAAGCTTTTGCCAGCCTGCTAAATATTTGTCTgtgcattagaataaataaaagaatcCGTTCCTTATAGCATGCTTAGATATGTTTACAACCAATCATCATTGATTATAGCAATATTTACTGCACATATGAAAAGGGACAGGATTTCGATGTAGTTATACGATTTCCCACTTCCCAGTCAATCACCATTTATTCTTTTTCTCCTGATTTGGTTGGAAGTATTTACTTTCTGTAATCTTTTCGAGTATATTTTTTCCTTTCTGAAGGTCTTCGAGATTGACGATACAAAGGCATGGAAAACAGTATTGATATCTGTTGCTTCCTATGCATTGGGGCTCTTTATGATTTCCAAAGCACCTTGGTACCTACTTCCTCTGGCTTGGGCATGGACAGGGACTGCAGTAACTGGGGTTAGTTCAACATGCATATTTTACTTAATCGTTATTGTCCGTTTAAAAAATTCTTCTCACTCCTATCCTTAAGAAACTCATCTGCCCTTAACATGTTTGTAATGCTCTTGTTTTGCTGTACAGTTCTTTGTTATAGGCCACGACTGTGCTCACAAATCATTCTCAAAGAACAAATTGGTCGAGGATATTGTTGGAACTCTAGCTTTCTTGCCACTAATTTATCCATATGAGCCATGGCGATTTAAGCATGACAGACACCATGCAAAGACGAACATGTAAGTAGTGTTTCTCAATAATGATTTTATTGGAAGATTATGTAATTATCAGCAGTTTCCTTATTGTTTTGTTGTGCTTTCAAAACTATAATATCTCCAATGTTATAGGTTGTATGAAGATACTGCTTGGCACCCAGTTTGGAAAGATGAGTT is from Arachis ipaensis cultivar K30076 chromosome B01, Araip1.1, whole genome shotgun sequence and encodes:
- the LOC107641211 gene encoding omega-6 fatty acid desaturase, chloroplastic isoform X2, encoding MACRLADSFILFKGSHQKPLQSKRAIIAQYSPRVCNLKECGLIQKGFRHRLNFVPRKKVTVIQAVAVPLEPSPVESAEYRKQLAESYGFRQIGEPLPDDITLKDVIDSLPKKVFEIDDTKAWKTVLISVASYALGLFMISKAPWYLLPLAWAWTGTAVTGFFVIGHDCAHKSFSKNKLVEDIVGTLAFLPLIYPYEPWRFKHDRHHAKTNMLYEDTAWHPVWKDEFDSSPALRNAIIYGLMWHFDLKKFRTNEVKRVKISLACVFAFMAIGWPLIIYKTGIMGWIKFWFMPWLGYHFWMSTFTMVHHTAPHIPFKYSENWNAAQAQLNGTVHCDYPQWIEILCHDINVHIPHHISPRIPSYNLRAAHKSLQENWGKYLNEASWNWRLMKTIMTVCHVYDKQQNYVAFDELAPEDSRPITFLKEVMPDYA
- the LOC107641211 gene encoding omega-6 fatty acid desaturase, chloroplastic isoform X1, translated to MACRLADSFILFKGSHQKPLQSKRAIIAQYSPRVCNLKECGLIQKGFRHRLNFVPRKKVTVIQAVAVPLEPSPVESAEYRKQLAESYGFRQIGEPLPDDITLKDVIDSLPKKVFEIDDTKAWKTVLISVASYALGLFMISKAPWYLLPLAWAWTGTAVTGFFVIGHDCAHKSFSKNKLVEDIVGTLAFLPLIYPYEPWRFKHDRHHAKTNMLYEDTAWHPVWKDEFDSSPALRNAIIYGYGPFRTWMSIAHWLMWHFDLKKFRTNEVKRVKISLACVFAFMAIGWPLIIYKTGIMGWIKFWFMPWLGYHFWMSTFTMVHHTAPHIPFKYSENWNAAQAQLNGTVHCDYPQWIEILCHDINVHIPHHISPRIPSYNLRAAHKSLQENWGKYLNEASWNWRLMKTIMTVCHVYDKQQNYVAFDELAPEDSRPITFLKEVMPDYA